The proteins below are encoded in one region of Castor canadensis chromosome 6, mCasCan1.hap1v2, whole genome shotgun sequence:
- the LOC109685319 gene encoding sperm motility kinase 2B-like: MERKVKNSFFGENIVTKHYTILHTLGQGGFGEVKLAQHRVTGAQVAIKIVSKGEQSFTSISSEVAIMKSIEHPNIVRLFHVIESKKSVYMVMEFASGGDLHDYVLEKGQVEEGEARKLFYQITCALSYCHSKGIVHHDLKPENILVDGSGSVKLSDFGLSAIVQAGEKLLMFCGTDVFWAPELFDGKAYEGPPVDVWSLGMTLYYILTGSLPFSEDTTCELEQQIRHLTFQFPACLSAEVQQLTHYILTADPRGRPTVADIIQHPWLKADQEQRQEIPPTQSYRNVLGTMRGLGYHSQEIRDSLMKKSYNHIMATFLLLQHQTPQGDSSSRQEEEVKDCDDPPCLPLTDPVNSFQRRLSATALHSVIKSVAPEHQKGGDRQKGRRPASWPAVATCRGPTKARNIRASHCGIQDARHDTSDGQKGERGSVSSGLPPRPPTLGAESPITSGQPQSGTIRPTQGDDDHGGTTTFRKKWRRAARGLAKFVRGLCCCCVLVSKRKSQLHAFGETGQGSSKCGG, translated from the coding sequence ATGGAGCGGAAGGTGAAGAACAGCTTTTTTGGTGAGAACATCGTCACCAAGCATTACACAATTCTGCACACCCTTGGCCAAGGCGGGTTTGGTGAGGTAAAACTGGCCCAGCACAGAGTTACAGGAGCCCAGGTGGCCATCAAAATTGTTTCCAAAGGGGAGCAGAGCTTCACCTCCATATCCTCGGAGGTGGCTATAATGAAGTCTATAGAGCACCCAAACATCGTGCGTTTATTTCATGTGATCGAATCAAAAAAATCGGTGTATATGGTGATGGAGTTTGCCTCTGGGGGAGACCTCCATGACTACGTCTTGGAGAAAGGCcaggtggaggagggggaggctCGCAAATTGTTCTATCAGATCACCTGTGCACTGAGCTACTGTCACAGCAAGGGCATTGTGCATCACGACCTCAAGCCAGAGAACATCTTGGTGGATGGCAGTGGCTCAGTGAAACTCAGTGACTTTGGCCTCAGTGCCATTGTCCAAGCCGGGGAAAAATTGCTCATGTTTTGTGGCACTGATGTTTTCTGGGCGCCTGAACTTTTTGATGGGAAGGCCTACGAGGGGCCTCCCGTGGACGTGTGGAGTCTAGGAATGACTTTATATTACATCCTGACGGGCTCGCTCCCCTTTAGCGAAGACACCACCTGTGAGCTGGAGCAGCAGATCAGGCATCTGACGTTCCAGTTTCCAGCATGCCTGTCTGCAGAGGTGCAACAACTGACCCACTACATCCTGACTGCCGACCCCAGAGGGAGGCCCACTGTGGCTGATATCATCCAGCACCCCTGGTTAAAGGCAGACCAAGAACAGAGGCAGGAGATACCCCCCACCCAATCCTATCGCAACGTCTTGGGAACGATGCGTGGACTGGGGTATCATTCCCAGGAGATCAGGGACTCTCTAATGAAAAAGTCCTACAATCATATTATGGctaccttcctcctcctccagcatcAGACACCACAGGGGGACAGTTCCAGCAGACAAGAGGAAGAGGTCAAGGACTGTGACGATCCTCCTTGCCTGCCCCTGACAGACCCTGTCAACTCCTTCCAGAGGCGACTCAGTGCAACTGCCCTTCACTCCGTCATCAAATCGGTAGCCCCGGAACACCAAAAAGGTGGCGATAGGCAGAAGGGCCGCAGACCAGCCTCGTGGCCTGCTGTAGCCACCTGCAGGGGACCCACGAAGGCCAGAAACATCAGAGCCTCCCACTGCGGCATTCAGGATGCCCGGCATGATACCAGCGATGGTCAGAAGGGAGAGCGAGGCAGCGTGTCCAGTGGgctgcccccccgcccccccaccctgGGCGCAGAAAGTCCCATCACCAGTGGGCAACCCCAGAGTGGCACGATCAGGCCCACTCAGGGAGATGATGACCATGGAGGGACCACGACCTTCAGGAAGAAGTGGAGGAGAGCTGCCCGTGGCCTTGCCAAATTCGTCAGGGGCCTCTGTTGTTGTTGTGTGCTGGTCAGCAAGAGAAAAAGTCAACTTCATGCTTTTGGAGAGACGGGCCAAGGGTCAAGTAAGTGTGGCGGGTGA
- the LOC141424151 gene encoding RB-associated KRAB zinc finger protein-like has translation MNRLKEPVSFKDVAVDFTQEEWQQLDADEKTTYRDVMLENYSNLVSVGYDVTKPNVIIRLEQGEEPWMIEGDLSSHSCPGEVCKAGDLVEDIEGKHLRQAVDINNQDLLEDRGCAFEKMCNVESLLVSPSMIAHSCVSCGKNLESISELISSDGSYATKRFGECIECGKTYGETPYEFNQNRDVCSQSEESVLRERASGIS, from the exons ATGAACAGATTGAAG GAACCGGTGTCCTTCAAGGACGTGGCTGTGGACTTCACCCAGGAGGAGTGGCAGCAGCTGGACGCTGACGAGAAGACCACGTACAGGGACGTGATGCTGGAGAACTACAGCAACCTCGTCTCCGTGG GGTACGATGTTACCAAACCAAATGTGATCATTAGGTTGGAGCAGGGAGAAGagccatggatgatagaaggtgACTTGTCCTCTCACAGTTGTCCAG GAGAAGTCTGCAAAGCTGGTGACCTAGTAGAGGACATTGAAGGCAAGCATTTGAGGCAAGCTGTCGACATCAACAACCAAGACCTGCTGGAAGACAGAGGGTGTGCATTTGAAAAAATGTGCAATGTAGAATCTCTCCTTGTTTCACCAAGCATGATAGCTCACAGTTGTGTCTCCTGTGGAAAGAATTTAGAATCTATTTCAGAATTAATTAGTAGTGATGGAAGCTATGCAACAAAGAGATTTGGAGAGTGCATTGAATGTGGAAAAACATACGGAGAGACACCCTATGAGTTTAATCAAAATAGGGATGTCTGTTCTCAAAGTGAGGAAAGTGTTCTCCGGGAAAGAGCATCTGGGATTtcataa